Sequence from the bacterium genome:
CTGTGAATTGACGCAGCGATGTCTGGAGTCCATTTCCAACGCCGGCGACGAAACAACGTATGAAGTCATCATCGTGGACAACCACTCCACGGATGAGACGCATCGTCTGCTTCAAGCAATCGAAGGGGACGTGGTAATCCTGCGTCAACCCGTGAATCGCGGCTTCGCCGTCGCCTGCAACGCGGGGGCGCGCTTGGCGACCGGTGAGTTTCTGGTGTTTCTTAACAATGATACGGAGGTTCGGCCCGGCTGGCTGGATGCGCTGGTCGCGTGCGCCCGTTCCGAGCAGAATCTCGGCGCTGTCGGCGCACGGCTCCTCTATCCGGCGGGGGACGTGCAGCATGCCGGCGTGGCAATCAGTGTGAAGAAGGTCCCCTATCACGTCTTCCAGCATTTTCCCTCCGACCATCCGGCGGTAATGGAGAAACGAGACATGCAGGCTGTGACCGCCGCTTGTATGCTCGCTCCGAAACGGACGTTTGAGCAAGCGGGTGGATTCGATGAGCAGTATCGCAACGGCTTCGAGGACGTGGATCTATGCCTGAGATTGCGGCGGAGCGGACTCCGAGTCATCTATTGTCCGGAGTCCACCGTGATGCATCGGGAGGAATCGAGCGATGGCCGCAAAGATCATGATCGGGAAAATCTCGAACGATTTCTTGCCCGTTGGGGTGACACGATTGTGCCCGACGAAATCGAGCTGACGAGTCGCCACGGCTACTCGATTTCCTGGGAGCAGAAAGGCGGAGTGTATCGGGCGCTCGATGATATGATCGTGCGTGCTGAATCCGCTTCGTCATCGCCTTCCTCAGAAGCCACGCTGGAGGAAGCGCGCAGTCGCTATGAATCGGGCGATCTGGTGGGCGCTGCCAATATCCTACAAGCCGTTGTCGAAAGCCGCATGACGCTGGCCGGGCAGGATTCCTTTGAAGCGTGGCAACTTCTCGGCAACTGCTTTACGCGCTTGAGCAAATTCGACGATGCCGAGAGCGCCTATCATAAGGCCATCGAATCGGACAACTCATCGGAACGTCCCTATCTGGGATTGGGCACGCTGGCAATGCTCCAGGAGAACTGGCAAGCCGCCATGTACGGCTATATGACCGCGCTGGCCAAGAATCCGAATACGATGAAGGGCGAGTTGGGTGTGGGATTGTCGATGGCGGCGCGCCGCATGCACGACGAAGCGATGCAACGATTCACTCGAGTGCTCGAACACGAACCCGATAACGCCGAAGCGCTGTTCTATCTCTATCGTACGGCGATGGAGTCGGGCGAACCGCGACGTGCCATTCGTCCGATTGAGAAGTATCTCGAACGTCATCCGGGTGACGCGGATTTCCTGTTCAATCTGTGCGGAGCTCTCTGGAAAGCCGGCGAAATTGCGCGGGCGACCGAACTCTGTCAGCAACTGCTGGAACAGAATCCGGCTCATGCCGCCGCCCAAGACGTGATGAAACACTTGGAGGCTACGCTCTCGGAGCATGTCTGATGTCGTCGTAATCCAGTGGGCGCGTCTCGGCGATCTGCTGCAGACGCGAGTCCTCTTGCGACGACTCATGAGGAAAAATGCGACGGCACGGCGAGTTCTCTGCGCCGATGCCCGGTACGCCGATCTTGTCCGAACCTTTCCCGAGAAATTCGAGTTCTGGCCGGTTGATCTGAGAAAGTGGACCGCATTCGCCCGTCATCCGTCGTCCCATGACGATCTGTTGCGGACGCTCATCGCCGCGCGACGCGATAGCTCAGGGTTGAGCCGTCCGGATGTCTATGTCTTGACCCGTTCCCTGACGGCGGTTCTGTTTGCTGAGCGCCTGAGTCCACGGGCAATTCACGGATATCAGCGACGTGGCGCAGATTTGGTTGTTCCGCCTGCTATCGGAAAAATCGAAACCGCACTGGCAAGCGGGCAGCCCTTGCCGGTGCACCTCGCAGACGTGTGGGCGAACTTGGGAGAAAGTGAAGCGAATTCTTCGTGGCTGCCTGCACTCCGAATCCCTCGGGCGGCAAACAACTGCGCGGCAATGCGCGTCGGAATACTCTGTGACTCGGCCGAAGTGTATCGGGATATTCCGACCGCTTGGTTGGCGAGTCTCGCCAAAGCTCTAGTAAGGATTCCGGCTCATGTAACACTGTTCGGGGTTTCGCGAGGCGACGAGAAGAATGAGCTGACCGCCTTATCGAGGCATAACCCGCAGCAAGTGGATGATCTGCGCGGGAAAACATCGCTCAACGACTTGCTGATTCATATTGCCGAACAGGATACGGTGATTGGAGCCGATACCGGCGGTCTTCATCTCGCTGCAGCTCTGGGGATATTCACGGTCGGTTTGTACTTCGGGGGCGCGCACGCATCGCATACCGGACCGTACGCGGCCAACGCCGTAGTTGTGCAGAATCCGTCTTGGGACGAAACGCCACTCCGCGACATCGCCAGGTTGCTTGAAAATTACGGGCAACGGAGCGCGAGCGCAAACATCCCGGTGTCCTCTTCTGTGGCGCGTGCGCAACTGGATGCGTATGGAGTGGTTTACTCGTTCGACAAGTCCATGCGGCACGTGGAATCGTCGAATAGTCTTTGTCGCCGCGAGTTCTTCGAACGTTTTCAAGCGGCCACGGAAACGGAATCTTGCGACGGTATCGTTCAGCAAGCGACGGTAGCGACCGTGTCGGTGATCATTCCCGAGTGCGGTGTTCAGCACTATACTGAGGAATTGCTTGGGGATTTGTCGAGAGAATTGCAGGGCATTCAAGCGGAGATTCTGCTCGTATGTAGCGGAGAATCCGCAGCCCGGGCGGTTCCGAAATGCGATATCCCGCTTGCCTGCGTGCGAAGCGCCGACAGGTGCTCTTATTCCGTCGCCTGCAATGAAGGCGCAAATCGCGCGAACTATCGCTATTTGTTCTTTCTCAATAACGACACGCGCATTCCGGACGGGAAGCTTCGCGCCCTGCTGACCGACTTGCGCGCGGGAGAAGTGGTCTCCCCCGTGCTGCACAATGCGGACGGAACAGTGCAGAATTGTGGTGTGCGATTCGAGCGCGGTCGCATCGTTGAACTCGATCACAGTGCCGCAACTTCGGGAGCGGGCGAAAGCGAAGTGGACGCCGTTTCCGGCGTGGCAATGCTCGTCGAGCGAGACGTTTTCGGAAAGCTTGGCGGCTTCGACGAGCGATTTGCGAATGGCTATGAGGATCTCGATTTCTGTCTGCGGGCTGCCGCGATCGGAGTAAAATGCCGAGTCAGCCGGACTGCAGAGATCATTCATTATCGGGGTTCTACGCCGGGGCGATATGATCGGGAAGACGCGAGCCGAGCGCTGTTCATGAAGAAATGGCCGCACCTTGCTCAGTGTTTCGGACATAAGACTGTGAAGTCCGACGGTTACGAGCCGGTGCCGCTGTTGATCGTTTCTGATCTTTCAGCCGTATCCGCCGGCAGCGTGACGCGCTGGGTTTGGCCGCTTGAGGAACTCGGGCTGATTCGGGGGAAAGATTTTGAATGGATCCGAACGGATCAAGCGCAGGCGTCGCAGGGTGCATTCGGGAGAGCTTTGGAGGCGGCAGCAACAGTCATCGTGTTTCGGCCGCTGTCAAACGTGCGTGTTCAATCTCAGATCGAGGAGACACATGCGCAAACCGGCTTTTCGCTGGCGGTGGATTTCGACGATCTGGTTTTAGGAAGATTTCGGGCAGGTTCGCCGCGTGACATGGCGCGAAGGGAATGGGAGAAACGATTCCGATCACTCCTCGCCCGTACCGATGCGATCTCGGTCAGTACGGAGTCGCTGGCGGAGCAAATGAGAGTGGCTGGCTTTGACACAACCTGCCTTCCGACTCGTCCGTGGATTATGCAGCAACGGCACAACAGGCGAAGCGAGCGCGAACAGAACGGTGTACACGTTGGATTTTTCGGAACTCCGTCCCATCATGTGGATCTCGGCTCCATTCTGCCGGCATTGGAACGCACACTTGAGGCGCTTCCTTCCGTGAGATTCTATTGGTGGGGATGCCGCCCCGGCGACCTCATGCATCATCCGCAAGTGAGACAGGGCGGACCGTTCATTGAGGAGTATACCTTGCATTTGAGAAGACTGCATCATTTTGGCTTGGATCTCGCGGTGGTACCCTTGACCGATAGCCCGGCCGCGCGCGTCAAGACGGCGATCAAGTACTATGAGTATTCTCTGGCGGGAATTCCGGCCGTGTATTCGAACACGTTACCCTACTCGAAAATCGTTCGAGATGGTGATACAGGACTGCTTGCGAGTGAAGCAACACCGGATTGGATTGCCAAAATGAGTGCGCTCATTCAGGATGGTGACTTGCGAACGCAGATTGCGACGGCCGCCGAGAAGGATGTGTGCTCGCGCATGAAAGACTCTCTACCGAGGGAGGCATTCAAAATACTGCTCGTGACTCTGGGAATCTCGATTCGAGACGCAAATGCATGCCGAAACGACCAGGTGGTGCGATGTCCGGCTTAACCGATAGATTCGACAGATTCTCAGAGTTCAGAATTCTGCCATCGG
This genomic interval carries:
- a CDS encoding glycosyltransferase translates to MSDVVVIQWARLGDLLQTRVLLRRLMRKNATARRVLCADARYADLVRTFPEKFEFWPVDLRKWTAFARHPSSHDDLLRTLIAARRDSSGLSRPDVYVLTRSLTAVLFAERLSPRAIHGYQRRGADLVVPPAIGKIETALASGQPLPVHLADVWANLGESEANSSWLPALRIPRAANNCAAMRVGILCDSAEVYRDIPTAWLASLAKALVRIPAHVTLFGVSRGDEKNELTALSRHNPQQVDDLRGKTSLNDLLIHIAEQDTVIGADTGGLHLAAALGIFTVGLYFGGAHASHTGPYAANAVVVQNPSWDETPLRDIARLLENYGQRSASANIPVSSSVARAQLDAYGVVYSFDKSMRHVESSNSLCRREFFERFQAATETESCDGIVQQATVATVSVIIPECGVQHYTEELLGDLSRELQGIQAEILLVCSGESAARAVPKCDIPLACVRSADRCSYSVACNEGANRANYRYLFFLNNDTRIPDGKLRALLTDLRAGEVVSPVLHNADGTVQNCGVRFERGRIVELDHSAATSGAGESEVDAVSGVAMLVERDVFGKLGGFDERFANGYEDLDFCLRAAAIGVKCRVSRTAEIIHYRGSTPGRYDREDASRALFMKKWPHLAQCFGHKTVKSDGYEPVPLLIVSDLSAVSAGSVTRWVWPLEELGLIRGKDFEWIRTDQAQASQGAFGRALEAAATVIVFRPLSNVRVQSQIEETHAQTGFSLAVDFDDLVLGRFRAGSPRDMARREWEKRFRSLLARTDAISVSTESLAEQMRVAGFDTTCLPTRPWIMQQRHNRRSEREQNGVHVGFFGTPSHHVDLGSILPALERTLEALPSVRFYWWGCRPGDLMHHPQVRQGGPFIEEYTLHLRRLHHFGLDLAVVPLTDSPAARVKTAIKYYEYSLAGIPAVYSNTLPYSKIVRDGDTGLLASEATPDWIAKMSALIQDGDLRTQIATAAEKDVCSRMKDSLPREAFKILLVTLGISIRDANACRNDQVVRCPA
- a CDS encoding glycosyltransferase, whose translation is GIGQTGPISPRVVSRLRKLLGFQRYVLCCGRLETRKNQLMLLKALEDSDLPIVFASGGFSYQPAYVEMTRRFRRKGPVRIIGRLETPLYAHLMAAAAVHVLPSWYELPGLVTLEAASAGSAVVASDWGAIRDYMPDGMVHYCQPDDPDSIRSAIEEALAAGPNPRAKEIADGYTWERFGKETLASYETVLSRTTQSSCHTASQKRNRLIDHTPEGVMNSAERTPPRFEVSIVIPVHNRCELTQRCLESISNAGDETTYEVIIVDNHSTDETHRLLQAIEGDVVILRQPVNRGFAVACNAGARLATGEFLVFLNNDTEVRPGWLDALVACARSEQNLGAVGARLLYPAGDVQHAGVAISVKKVPYHVFQHFPSDHPAVMEKRDMQAVTAACMLAPKRTFEQAGGFDEQYRNGFEDVDLCLRLRRSGLRVIYCPESTVMHREESSDGRKDHDRENLERFLARWGDTIVPDEIELTSRHGYSISWEQKGGVYRALDDMIVRAESASSSPSSEATLEEARSRYESGDLVGAANILQAVVESRMTLAGQDSFEAWQLLGNCFTRLSKFDDAESAYHKAIESDNSSERPYLGLGTLAMLQENWQAAMYGYMTALAKNPNTMKGELGVGLSMAARRMHDEAMQRFTRVLEHEPDNAEALFYLYRTAMESGEPRRAIRPIEKYLERHPGDADFLFNLCGALWKAGEIARATELCQQLLEQNPAHAAAQDVMKHLEATLSEHV